A stretch of the Azorhizobium caulinodans ORS 571 genome encodes the following:
- the flgI gene encoding flagellar basal body P-ring protein FlgI, which translates to MISRFLIAALVVLLAGPALALTRIKDISSVQGVRDNQLIGYGLVMGLQGTGDTLRNSPFTEQALQAMLDRMGINVVGSPLRARNTAAVMVTANLPAFAAIGSRVDVTVSSIGDATSLKGGTLLITQLNNTDGLTYAVAQGQLAVSGFSVQGQAETLTQGVPTSGRIPNGALVERQIPGQLRDLNEYLIDLTNPDFKTASLMADAINAYTQARYGRPLARERDLRTVVVQRPPQANPARFLAEIGELGIEVDTPAKVVVDQRTGTVVIGRNVQVSTVAVTQGSVTVRVTETPVVSQPNPFASGSTVVVPRTDIQADEAGGHLAVVRGTDLQTLVRGLNRLGLKPSDIIAILQAIKTSGALQAELVVQ; encoded by the coding sequence ATGATCTCGCGCTTCCTGATCGCCGCGCTTGTCGTCCTTCTGGCGGGACCGGCGCTGGCGCTGACCCGCATCAAGGACATCTCGTCCGTCCAGGGCGTGCGCGACAACCAGCTCATCGGCTACGGCCTCGTCATGGGCCTCCAGGGCACCGGCGACACGCTGCGCAACTCGCCCTTCACCGAGCAGGCCCTCCAGGCCATGCTCGACCGCATGGGCATCAATGTGGTCGGCAGCCCGCTGCGCGCGCGCAACACCGCCGCCGTGATGGTGACCGCCAACCTGCCCGCCTTCGCGGCCATCGGCTCGCGGGTGGACGTGACGGTCTCTTCCATCGGCGATGCCACGTCGCTGAAGGGCGGCACGCTGCTTATCACGCAGCTCAACAATACCGACGGCCTGACCTATGCGGTGGCGCAGGGCCAGCTCGCCGTCTCCGGCTTCAGCGTGCAGGGGCAGGCGGAAACGCTGACCCAGGGCGTGCCCACGTCCGGCCGCATCCCGAACGGTGCGCTGGTGGAACGGCAGATTCCCGGCCAGCTCCGCGACCTGAACGAATATCTGATCGATCTCACCAATCCGGACTTCAAGACCGCCTCGCTGATGGCCGATGCCATCAACGCTTATACCCAGGCGCGTTACGGCCGGCCGCTCGCCCGCGAGCGCGACCTGCGCACCGTGGTGGTCCAGCGTCCGCCCCAGGCCAATCCCGCCCGTTTCCTTGCCGAGATCGGCGAGCTGGGCATCGAGGTGGATACGCCCGCCAAGGTGGTGGTGGACCAGCGCACGGGCACCGTGGTCATCGGCCGCAACGTGCAGGTCTCGACGGTTGCCGTGACCCAGGGCAGCGTGACCGTCCGCGTCACCGAGACGCCGGTGGTGTCGCAGCCGAATCCCTTCGCCTCCGGCTCCACCGTGGTGGTGCCGCGCACCGACATCCAGGCGGACGAGGCCGGCGGTCATCTGGCGGTGGTGCGGGGCACCGACCTCCAGACACTGGTGCGGGGCCTCAACAGGCTGGGCCTCAAACCCTCCGACATCATCGCGATCCTCCAGGCCATCAAGACGTCCGGCGCGCTGCAGGCGGAGCTTGTGGTCCAGTAG
- the flgB gene encoding flagellar basal body rod protein FlgB: MDPLYLFDLASRQARWASVRQATITGNIANANTPGYQAREVEPFSAVMNKTRLSMATTEPGHMGVPFAGAETSKTKESDSWEVTASGNSVNLDQEMLKAADVNRTYTLNTNIVRAFNRMILTSVRSS, translated from the coding sequence TTGGATCCTTTGTACCTGTTCGACCTTGCATCGCGTCAGGCCCGCTGGGCCTCGGTGCGGCAGGCGACCATCACCGGCAACATCGCCAATGCCAATACGCCGGGCTACCAGGCCCGGGAGGTCGAGCCTTTCTCGGCTGTCATGAACAAGACCCGTCTGAGCATGGCGACGACGGAGCCCGGGCATATGGGCGTGCCCTTCGCGGGCGCCGAGACTTCGAAGACGAAGGAATCGGACTCGTGGGAAGTCACCGCCTCCGGCAACTCGGTCAATCTCGACCAGGAGATGCTGAAGGCGGCCGACGTCAACCGCACCTACACCCTCAACACCAACATCGTGCGTGCCTTCAACCGCATGATCCTTACGAGCGTTAGGAGCTCTTGA
- the flgG gene encoding flagellar basal-body rod protein FlgG, whose product MRALAIAATGMNAQQTNVEVIANNIANINTTGFKRARAEFSDLLYQSERTQGIPNRDGGQAIPEGAMLGLGVRTVGIRNLHTQGPLTQTGNTLDLAVNGRGMFEITTPDGQTVYTRAGSFNRSATGQLVTSDGYVINPAIQFPNNATEIQVNESGQVYATIPNQTNPQLLGQLTLVNFANESGMEPLGNNLYRETLASGQPIVGVAGDVGFGKIQQGYLEASNVDPVKEITELIAAQRSYEMNSKVIQAADEMSKTVSTGIR is encoded by the coding sequence ATGAGAGCACTCGCTATCGCCGCAACCGGCATGAATGCCCAGCAGACGAACGTGGAAGTGATCGCGAACAACATCGCGAACATCAACACGACCGGCTTCAAGCGGGCCCGCGCCGAATTCTCCGACCTGCTCTACCAGTCCGAGCGCACCCAGGGCATCCCGAACCGCGACGGCGGCCAGGCGATTCCGGAAGGCGCGATGCTCGGCCTCGGCGTCCGCACGGTTGGCATCCGCAACCTGCACACCCAGGGCCCGCTGACCCAGACCGGCAACACGCTCGATCTCGCGGTCAACGGCCGCGGCATGTTCGAGATCACCACGCCGGACGGCCAGACGGTCTATACCCGCGCGGGCTCGTTCAACCGCAGCGCGACGGGCCAGCTCGTCACCTCGGACGGCTATGTGATCAACCCGGCGATCCAGTTCCCGAACAACGCCACGGAGATCCAGGTCAACGAGAGCGGGCAGGTCTATGCGACCATCCCGAACCAGACCAATCCGCAGCTCCTCGGCCAGCTCACGCTCGTGAACTTCGCCAACGAGTCCGGCATGGAGCCGCTCGGCAACAACCTCTATCGCGAGACACTCGCGTCTGGCCAGCCGATCGTCGGCGTTGCCGGCGACGTGGGCTTCGGCAAGATCCAGCAGGGCTACCTCGAGGCGTCCAACGTCGATCCGGTGAAGGAAATCACCGAGCTGATCGCCGCCCAGCGCTCCTACGAGATGAACTCCAAGGTGATCCAGGCCGCCGACGAAATGTCGAAGACCGTCTCCACCGGCATCCGCTGA
- a CDS encoding flagellar hook-basal body complex protein FliE — MIETVSALSSSLRTPTSISSTKMETTETKLTALNGQQGADFGDVLASVTTDAMKTVRQGEAAGIAAIQGKASIQQVVEAVMSAEQTLQTAIAVRDKVVAAYQEVSRMAI, encoded by the coding sequence ATGATCGAAACCGTCTCCGCCCTGAGCTCCAGTCTGCGCACGCCCACCTCGATCTCCTCCACGAAGATGGAGACGACCGAGACCAAGCTGACCGCCCTCAACGGCCAGCAGGGCGCCGACTTCGGCGACGTGCTCGCCAGCGTCACCACCGACGCCATGAAGACCGTGCGCCAGGGTGAAGCCGCCGGTATCGCGGCCATCCAGGGCAAGGCCTCCATCCAGCAGGTGGTCGAAGCGGTGATGTCCGCCGAGCAGACCCTGCAGACCGCCATCGCCGTGCGCGACAAGGTGGTCGCCGCGTATCAAGAAGTCAGCCGTATGGCGATCTGA
- the flgC gene encoding flagellar basal body rod protein FlgC — MDPLKVAGQIAGSGLQVQAQRMRVVSENLANMRSTGSTPGADPYTRKTIQFQAELDRTLGASNVKVKSLGVDQAPFLTEYDPGNPAADESGMVKLPNVNMLTEMADMREANRSYEANLQMIKQTRSMVAMTVDLLRTQS, encoded by the coding sequence ATCGATCCCTTGAAGGTGGCCGGCCAGATCGCCGGCAGCGGCCTCCAGGTTCAGGCGCAGCGCATGCGGGTGGTTTCGGAAAACCTCGCCAACATGCGCTCCACCGGTTCGACGCCCGGCGCCGACCCCTATACGCGCAAGACAATCCAGTTCCAGGCCGAGCTCGACCGCACGCTCGGCGCCTCCAACGTGAAGGTGAAGAGCCTCGGCGTCGATCAGGCGCCCTTCCTCACCGAATACGACCCCGGCAATCCGGCGGCGGATGAGAGCGGCATGGTCAAGCTGCCCAACGTGAACATGCTCACGGAAATGGCGGACATGCGCGAAGCCAACCGCTCCTACGAAGCCAACCTCCAGATGATCAAGCAGACCCGCTCCATGGTGGCGATGACCGTGGACCTCCTGAGGACGCAGTCATGA
- the flgA gene encoding flagellar basal body P-ring formation chaperone FlgA, whose protein sequence is MRTILAALAVLAGLATMPAAAQSTSGLSISSRVAAAEAAEAAARSKAPAPSAQAPAIPEPASIVLPVPAVAIYPGDTISDSMLVDRAYSVSPSDRVAVATSRQALIGKVARRGLQAGTPIPVNAYADPQVVSRGHLAPVVLQEGGLTISGFAMAMEDGSVGKIVRLKNLDSGLIIAGTVQSDGSVRVSGQ, encoded by the coding sequence ATGCGCACGATCCTCGCAGCGCTCGCCGTACTGGCGGGCCTCGCCACGATGCCCGCCGCCGCGCAGAGCACGTCCGGCCTCAGCATCTCCTCGCGTGTCGCCGCGGCGGAAGCCGCGGAGGCCGCCGCGCGCAGCAAGGCTCCGGCGCCCTCGGCGCAGGCCCCGGCCATTCCGGAGCCTGCCAGCATCGTGCTCCCGGTTCCGGCGGTCGCGATCTATCCCGGCGACACCATCAGCGACTCCATGCTGGTGGATCGCGCCTATTCGGTCAGCCCGTCCGACCGCGTGGCGGTGGCCACCTCGCGCCAGGCGCTCATCGGCAAGGTGGCCCGCCGCGGCCTCCAGGCCGGCACGCCGATCCCGGTCAACGCCTATGCCGATCCGCAGGTGGTCTCGCGCGGGCACCTCGCCCCCGTCGTCCTGCAGGAAGGCGGCCTCACCATCTCCGGCTTCGCCATGGCGATGGAAGACGGCTCTGTAGGCAAGATCGTGCGTCTCAAGAATCTCGACAGCGGCCTCATCATCGCCGGCACGGTGCAATCCGACGGCTCGGTGCGGGTGAGCGGCCAATGA